In one window of Hymenobacter nivis DNA:
- a CDS encoding isoaspartyl peptidase/L-asparaginase family protein, which produces MLALAIHGGAGTIARATLTPAAETQYRAALQAALATGYAVLAGGGPALDAVEAAVRSLEDCPLFNAGRGAVFTHEGHHEMDAALACGHTGRAGAVAGVRQVQNPIRAARLVMDATEHVLLAYPGADELALEHGLPVQPPAYFFTQQRYDQLQEAIAAGRMQLDHAAAPAADPNWKKGTVGAVACDARGHLAAATSTGGMTNKRYARIGDTPIIGAGTWADARCAISCTGHGEYFIRAVAAHDVACLMEYRGLSLAEATRVVVHDKLAPAGGEGGLIAVDALGNLALPFNSEGMYRASRTEQSEEVTAIY; this is translated from the coding sequence ATGCTCGCCCTGGCCATCCACGGCGGCGCCGGTACCATTGCCCGCGCCACCCTCACGCCCGCCGCCGAAACCCAGTACCGCGCCGCCCTGCAAGCGGCCCTGGCCACCGGCTACGCCGTGCTGGCTGGTGGGGGCCCCGCCCTCGACGCCGTGGAGGCCGCCGTGCGCAGCCTCGAAGACTGCCCGCTGTTCAACGCCGGGCGCGGGGCCGTGTTCACCCACGAGGGCCACCACGAGATGGACGCCGCCCTGGCCTGCGGCCATACCGGCCGCGCTGGGGCCGTGGCCGGCGTGCGCCAGGTGCAAAACCCCATCCGCGCCGCTCGCCTCGTTATGGACGCCACCGAGCACGTGCTGCTGGCCTACCCCGGCGCCGACGAGCTGGCCCTGGAGCACGGCCTGCCCGTGCAGCCGCCCGCGTATTTCTTCACCCAGCAGCGCTACGACCAGCTCCAGGAGGCCATTGCCGCCGGCCGCATGCAGCTCGACCATGCCGCCGCGCCCGCCGCCGACCCAAACTGGAAAAAAGGTACCGTGGGGGCCGTGGCCTGCGACGCCCGCGGCCACCTTGCCGCTGCCACCAGCACCGGCGGCATGACCAACAAACGCTATGCCCGCATCGGCGACACGCCCATCATCGGGGCCGGTACCTGGGCCGACGCCCGCTGCGCCATCAGCTGCACTGGGCACGGCGAGTACTTTATCCGGGCCGTGGCGGCCCACGACGTGGCTTGCCTGATGGAATACCGGGGCCTGAGCTTGGCCGAAGCCACCCGCGTGGTGGTGCACGACAAGCTGGCCCCGGCCGGTGGCGAGGGCGGCCTCATTGCCGTTGATGCCCTAGGTAATTTAGCATTGCCCTTTAATTCAGAAGGCATGTACCGCGCCAGCCGTACGGAACAGAGCGAAGAAGTAACAGCTATTTATTAA
- a CDS encoding DUF3127 domain-containing protein codes for MAYDVTGRLIEIFDEQQISEKFRKREFVLEVQDGQYPEQIKFQLVMDKTSLVDQFKVGDEVKIAFNLRGRGYNKNGQMMYFTNLEAWRIEPAGAAQGGGGAANYGGQPQQQAAPRPAAQNQNPTLRAQPSAAPIASDDDNDLPF; via the coding sequence ATGGCTTACGATGTAACCGGCCGCCTGATTGAGATTTTCGACGAGCAGCAAATCAGCGAGAAATTCCGCAAGCGCGAGTTTGTGCTGGAAGTGCAAGACGGCCAGTACCCCGAGCAAATCAAGTTCCAGCTGGTGATGGATAAAACCAGCCTGGTGGACCAGTTTAAAGTGGGCGACGAGGTGAAAATTGCCTTCAACCTGCGTGGCCGCGGCTATAACAAAAACGGCCAGATGATGTACTTCACCAACCTGGAAGCCTGGCGCATCGAGCCCGCCGGCGCCGCCCAAGGCGGTGGCGGCGCAGCCAACTACGGCGGCCAGCCCCAGCAGCAGGCCGCCCCGCGCCCCGCCGCTCAAAACCAAAACCCGACCCTGCGGGCCCAGCCTTCGGCAGCCCCCATCGCCAGCGACGACGACAACGACCTGCCTTTTTAA
- a CDS encoding AlbA family DNA-binding domain-containing protein, with the protein MDLAEMIARGEGETLEFKQKTTHVHRISRTLASLANTRGGHVLVGVDDAGRVVGVRDAEEELFVLRNAAAHHIEPPLTDLRFREVEADGRTVLVVTVPESIAKPHRAQVAPGDWRGYVRVRDQSVQTSRLTEQVLERQAPPTEPIFERVPLNRHELAAIEYAKTHPRLTLPQFMKLVNFGKRRAYQMLIKLVLHGYLRYHDKEKEPYYTI; encoded by the coding sequence ATGGATTTAGCCGAGATGATTGCCCGCGGCGAGGGCGAAACGCTGGAGTTCAAGCAGAAAACCACCCATGTACACCGCATTTCGCGCACATTAGCCTCCCTGGCCAATACACGCGGGGGCCACGTGCTAGTGGGCGTCGACGATGCGGGCCGGGTGGTGGGCGTGCGCGACGCGGAAGAGGAATTGTTTGTGTTGCGCAATGCCGCGGCCCACCACATCGAGCCGCCGCTGACGGACCTGCGCTTCCGTGAGGTGGAGGCCGACGGGCGCACGGTGCTAGTGGTGACGGTGCCCGAGAGCATCGCCAAGCCCCACCGGGCCCAGGTAGCCCCCGGCGACTGGCGCGGCTACGTGCGGGTGCGCGACCAAAGCGTACAAACCAGCCGCCTCACCGAGCAGGTGCTCGAGCGCCAGGCCCCTCCTACCGAACCTATTTTCGAGCGCGTCCCCCTGAACCGGCACGAGTTAGCAGCCATTGAGTACGCCAAAACCCACCCGCGCCTCACGCTGCCACAATTTATGAAACTAGTAAATTTTGGTAAACGCCGCGCTTACCAGATGCTGATAAAACTAGTGCTGCACGGCTACTTACGCTACCACGACAAGGAAAAAGAGCCCTACTATACTATCTAG
- a CDS encoding helix-turn-helix domain-containing protein — MKAYSLDLRERVAAASAQPGRTMPAVAAQFSVSVSFVEKLLHRQRTTGSVAALPPHPGPAPELDAAARNELRACLRQEPDATLAELCTWLAAIGGPAVSQSTLWRAVQALDWRRKKRAFTPLSATPSGS; from the coding sequence ATGAAAGCGTATTCTCTTGATTTGCGCGAACGCGTGGCGGCCGCTAGTGCGCAGCCCGGCCGCACCATGCCAGCCGTGGCCGCCCAGTTCAGCGTCTCGGTGTCGTTTGTGGAAAAGCTGCTGCACCGCCAGCGCACTACGGGCTCGGTGGCGGCACTGCCCCCGCATCCTGGTCCAGCGCCGGAACTGGACGCGGCCGCCCGGAACGAATTGCGGGCCTGCCTGCGCCAGGAGCCCGATGCCACGCTGGCCGAATTGTGCACCTGGCTGGCCGCCATTGGTGGTCCGGCCGTGAGCCAATCGACCTTGTGGCGAGCCGTGCAGGCGCTGGATTGGCGGCGAAAAAAAAGAGCGTTCACGCCGCTGAGCGCGACACCCAGCGGGTCGTAG
- a CDS encoding IS630 family transposase — translation MASRAGAGLAAKKKSVHAAERDTQRVVALRRAFVEAVQAADFTCLKFVDETSTNLTYCRRYARAEGGQRAHQATPLHGGPNVTLVAALTPTGLQAAMTLSGAVNGDVFAAYLDQVLGPTLVPGDVVVLDNLPAHKVAGLAQLVEARGARLLYLPPYSPDFNPIELAFSKLKTWLRRAQARTREALEGVIQTATEWISEQDARNWFDHCGYHVQ, via the coding sequence GTGGCGAGCCGTGCAGGCGCTGGATTGGCGGCGAAAAAAAAGAGCGTTCACGCCGCTGAGCGCGACACCCAGCGGGTCGTAGCCCTGCGCCGGGCCTTTGTCGAAGCGGTGCAAGCCGCAGATTTCACCTGTTTGAAGTTCGTGGACGAGACCAGTACCAACCTGACCTATTGCCGCCGCTACGCCCGGGCCGAAGGCGGGCAGCGCGCCCACCAGGCCACGCCCCTGCACGGGGGGCCGAACGTGACGCTCGTAGCTGCCCTGACGCCCACCGGCCTGCAAGCGGCCATGACCCTGAGCGGGGCCGTCAACGGGGACGTGTTTGCCGCCTATCTCGACCAGGTGCTCGGCCCCACCCTGGTGCCCGGCGACGTGGTCGTGCTCGACAACCTGCCGGCCCATAAAGTCGCTGGACTGGCCCAACTCGTGGAAGCCCGCGGAGCCCGCCTGCTTTACTTACCCCCTTACTCGCCTGACTTCAATCCCATTGAGTTGGCCTTCAGCAAGCTCAAAACCTGGCTGCGCAGGGCCCAGGCCCGCACCCGAGAAGCGCTGGAAGGCGTTATCCAGACGGCCACTGAATGGATAAGTGAGCAGGATGCTAGAAACTGGTTTGACCATTGTGGATACCACGTACAGTAA
- a CDS encoding alpha/beta hydrolase-fold protein, whose product MIVVNADAALLAVRQREEVLASEFLGRLVAVSVLLPPGHDAARPAPYPVLYLNDGQDLARLHLRATLAALWAQGPLGPFVVVAPHANEQRLHEYGIAGRPDYNGRGNRADAYTAFVLRELLPWAQAQCRATADPAEAVFAGFSLGGLMAFDAVWHHPEAFARAGAFSGSFWWRGRAVGDGYTPADRLMHQQIQARPAHPAHAFWLQTGTLDERNDRNENGVIDAIEDSLDLVEALQAQGLDVARQLRYVQVEGGHHHPDTWGRVLPDFLAWAFGAPAAVAALPPPLPVVRLHVDPHPAPALALPAAVAAVPASINLPPPAHHAAGPPLVLCSPTPTAAMRTTRPEAGDFAPFYETYVALVPAGHDPLAALRAQTAEVQATFGALTDAQAQTAYAPGKWTPKQVLLHLADAERIFAYRALRFARADGQALAGFDENAYADTGDANARSVSDLLVEYTTTRAATLALFEGFKDAQLDRRGTANGAAVTVRALLFILPGHERHHLHVFHERYVPVLHP is encoded by the coding sequence ATGATTGTGGTAAATGCAGACGCGGCGTTGCTGGCCGTGCGGCAGCGTGAAGAAGTGCTGGCGTCGGAGTTTTTGGGCCGCCTAGTGGCGGTGAGCGTGCTGCTGCCCCCCGGCCACGACGCGGCCCGCCCCGCGCCCTACCCCGTGCTGTACCTCAACGACGGCCAGGACCTGGCGCGCCTGCACCTGCGCGCTACGCTGGCCGCGCTGTGGGCCCAGGGGCCCCTGGGGCCCTTCGTGGTGGTGGCCCCCCACGCCAACGAGCAGCGCCTGCACGAGTACGGCATCGCCGGCCGGCCCGACTACAACGGCCGCGGCAACCGCGCCGACGCCTACACCGCCTTTGTGCTGCGCGAGCTACTGCCCTGGGCCCAGGCCCAGTGCCGCGCCACCGCCGACCCCGCCGAAGCCGTTTTTGCCGGGTTTTCGCTCGGCGGGTTGATGGCCTTCGACGCCGTGTGGCACCATCCCGAGGCGTTTGCGCGGGCGGGGGCCTTCTCGGGCTCGTTTTGGTGGCGCGGGCGGGCCGTGGGCGACGGCTACACGCCCGCCGACCGCCTCATGCACCAGCAGATCCAGGCCCGCCCGGCGCATCCTGCCCACGCCTTCTGGCTGCAAACCGGTACGCTCGACGAGCGCAACGACCGCAACGAAAACGGCGTCATCGACGCCATCGAAGACTCCCTGGACCTGGTAGAAGCCCTGCAGGCCCAAGGCCTCGACGTGGCCCGGCAGTTGCGTTATGTGCAGGTGGAAGGCGGCCATCACCACCCCGACACCTGGGGCCGGGTGCTGCCCGATTTCCTGGCCTGGGCTTTTGGGGCCCCCGCCGCGGTGGCCGCGCTGCCACCGCCGCTGCCCGTGGTGCGCCTGCACGTCGACCCGCACCCGGCCCCCGCGCTGGCTTTGCCGGCGGCCGTGGCGGCGGTGCCGGCCAGCATCAACCTGCCGCCGCCGGCCCACCACGCCGCGGGGCCCCCACTGGTTCTCTGCTCACCAACCCCCACCGCTGCCATGCGTACTACCCGCCCCGAAGCCGGCGATTTCGCCCCTTTCTACGAGACCTACGTAGCCCTAGTACCCGCCGGCCACGACCCCCTGGCCGCCCTGCGCGCCCAAACCGCCGAGGTGCAGGCCACGTTCGGGGCCCTCACCGACGCCCAGGCCCAAACTGCCTACGCCCCCGGCAAGTGGACGCCCAAGCAGGTATTGCTGCACCTGGCCGATGCCGAGCGCATATTTGCCTACCGGGCCCTGCGTTTCGCCCGCGCCGACGGCCAAGCGCTGGCTGGCTTCGATGAAAACGCCTACGCCGACACCGGCGATGCCAACGCCCGTTCTGTGAGCGACTTGCTAGTGGAATATACCACCACGCGCGCCGCCACGCTGGCTCTGTTCGAGGGCTTCAAAGATGCGCAGCTCGACCGGCGCGGTACCGCCAACGGGGCAGCCGTTACGGTGCGGGCCCTGCTGTTCATCTTGCCCGGCCACGAGCGCCACCACCTCCACGTGTTCCACGAGCGGTACGTGCCGGTGCTGCATCCGTAA
- a CDS encoding esterase family protein codes for MHEQHRRFYSHHLGQDIDLLVFGTWGYPVVIFPTSGGRHYEARDFNLVEAARPLVEAGRVKLYCIDSIDRYSWYAKDLAPAVRVQNHIFYDRFLCEELVPQLQKECNVDKIAVAGCSFGGYHALNFAFRHPDQVAHLFTMGAAFDIRQFIDGYHDENVYYNNPPEFMPGAHSEHFQWMNIIMGTAEHDFCKESNYQMAALLSQKGIPYRLDVNPYGTHDWPVWREMFPQYLNTI; via the coding sequence TTGCACGAACAGCACCGCCGCTTTTATTCGCACCACCTGGGCCAGGACATCGACCTGCTCGTGTTCGGCACCTGGGGCTACCCCGTGGTCATTTTCCCCACGTCGGGTGGCCGCCACTACGAGGCCCGCGACTTCAACCTCGTCGAAGCCGCCCGCCCGCTGGTGGAGGCCGGCCGCGTGAAGCTGTACTGCATCGACAGCATCGACCGCTACTCGTGGTACGCCAAGGACTTAGCGCCCGCCGTACGGGTGCAGAACCACATTTTTTACGACCGGTTTCTCTGCGAAGAGTTAGTGCCGCAACTCCAGAAGGAGTGCAACGTGGACAAGATTGCCGTGGCCGGGTGCAGCTTTGGCGGCTACCACGCGCTCAACTTCGCGTTTCGGCACCCCGACCAGGTGGCGCACCTCTTTACGATGGGCGCGGCGTTCGACATCCGCCAGTTTATCGACGGCTACCACGACGAAAACGTGTATTACAACAACCCGCCCGAGTTCATGCCCGGGGCCCACAGCGAGCATTTCCAGTGGATGAATATCATCATGGGCACGGCTGAACACGATTTTTGCAAGGAATCCAACTACCAGATGGCCGCCCTGCTAAGCCAAAAGGGCATCCCGTACCGCCTCGACGTGAACCCCTACGGCACCCACGACTGGCCGGTGTGGCGCGAAATGTTCCCGCAGTACCTGAATACGATTTAG